Proteins co-encoded in one Bacteroidales bacterium genomic window:
- a CDS encoding DUF2200 family protein has translation MDNTRIFKTPFANIYPLYIQKVERKGHTKAEVFLILLSLLTVVLPGCKKNEATPEIITPKKWHILSSQPNVFLSSVSFLNSNIGFAVGSYLDDEGLFLHGMIFKTSDEGVNWVVTSPDTLHDLFTVFFTDTLTGYAAGTNCIIKTSNGGKDWITILEDTEIHLISMYFPDKNTGFAVGLFGEILKTTNAGESWEYQQSETRCQLTSVWFTDNQTGYIVGYWNQDPDLYGIMLKTKDGGATWDSIPLPARYTPASITFTTPTVGYITGGNSVLKTTDAGRNWEIIFTNPYGGLQSASFIRNSPSGFVVGQNGAIFKTVDAGVNWSRMEGATTHSLNSVFMVNYDLAYATAFDGFTNMGTLLKWK, from the coding sequence ATGGATAACACAAGAATCTTCAAAACCCCTTTTGCGAACATTTATCCGCTATATATTCAGAAGGTTGAAAGGAAGGGGCACACAAAAGCTGAAGTATTTTTGATCCTTTTGTCTTTACTGACTGTAGTGCTTCCGGGATGTAAAAAGAATGAAGCCACTCCGGAGATTATTACGCCAAAAAAGTGGCATATTCTGTCGAGTCAGCCCAATGTTTTCTTAAGCTCGGTCAGCTTTCTCAATTCAAATATAGGTTTCGCGGTAGGTTCATATTTGGATGATGAGGGATTATTTTTACATGGAATGATCTTTAAAACATCTGATGAAGGGGTAAATTGGGTTGTTACTTCCCCCGATACCCTGCATGATTTATTTACAGTGTTTTTCACAGATACTTTAACCGGGTATGCAGCGGGTACAAACTGTATTATCAAAACAAGTAATGGGGGCAAAGATTGGATTACCATTCTTGAAGACACAGAAATACACTTAATTTCAATGTATTTTCCAGATAAGAATACCGGATTTGCTGTTGGATTATTCGGTGAGATATTAAAAACCACCAATGCCGGAGAAAGCTGGGAATACCAGCAATCAGAGACCCGGTGTCAGCTGACTTCCGTATGGTTTACTGATAATCAGACAGGATATATAGTAGGGTACTGGAACCAGGACCCGGACCTATATGGAATCATGCTTAAAACTAAAGACGGGGGTGCAACCTGGGATTCTATTCCCCTGCCTGCCCGTTATACACCTGCTTCAATTACATTCACCACTCCTACAGTAGGTTACATTACAGGTGGCAATTCTGTTCTGAAGACCACTGACGCAGGCCGGAACTGGGAAATTATCTTTACCAACCCATATGGAGGGTTACAATCTGCCTCATTTATCCGTAATTCCCCTTCCGGTTTTGTGGTGGGTCAAAATGGGGCAATATTTAAAACGGTGGATGCAGGTGTGAACTGGTCGCGGATGGAAGGTGCAACTACTCATTCGCTGAATTCTGTTTTTATGGTAAACTATGATCTGGCATA